TGGCTACCTCCAACAAGGAGATGAACTTCGCCTCAGCACAGACGCCCTTCTCCTACAAGCGGAAGAACTCAAGAATTCGGCGCAGCAACAACGCGAATTGGTCGAGGTGGCGCGACTGCAGGTCGAAAGCGAGCGCGAGGCGCTAGCTTTCGAGAGACGGCTCAGAGAAGACCTCTCAGAGCCCAAGTTTTCGGTGCTCGGGGGTGGAGGAACATTCCGAGGAGACGGCCAGTCGACCTACAACATCACCATCACCAATACTGGTCATGACGCGACGACCTTCTCTGCAAGGATCAACTTTCTGGAGGCTGGCTGGCGAGTTATCGCGTCCCTTCCTCTATTCGAAAAAGGACTTAGCCACAAGGCACGTGTAGAGCATCCAACGCCGCTAGAAGAAGGCAATTCATTTCTTGTCCTTAGTTTTGTCGATGGGCTTGGTCGAGCGGAGGAGAGGACATACCGTGTCAGCCGAGAAAGTGATCATCCTCATGCAGGCCTCAAGTTCCAGCGCGTTGATTCCTAACCTCTGTGCAACCGGACCCGCTACGGCAGGTCGGTTAGCCCGAACGTTGAACGACTGCTTTTCTCTTTGAGCACTGGCCGCTCCTGGTCGCCCTCGTTCACTCCTCCTCGGATAAACCCTCCATTGACACCACCCCGCGCTCCCCCGAAGGTGCAAGGCCCGCCCGCCAGCCTGTCACCCGGAGCCGCGCCATACCCTCTACCCCGCACCAGCACATCGCCACCGTGATGCAGGTGGCCTCCGACGGCGCGGGGGTGCGGGCGGCGGCGGGGCATGAGCAGGTGATTCGCGATTCGTGGCACCGCAGTACCGGCTGGACCGTCACCCCCTCCGGCTCACCAACACAATCCCCGCCGCCACCCCCAGCAGCGCCAGCACCAGCTGCAGCGTCAGCGGCTCGCCCAGCAGCACCACGCCGAACACCAGCGCGAACACGGGGGTGAGGAAGGTGAAGGTGGACATCTGCGTGGCGGGGTAGTGGCGCAGCATCCACATCCAGGTCAGGTAGCTGGCGAAGGCGCCCACGGCGGTCTGCAGGAACACCGAGCCCCAGGCCAGGGCCGAGTAGTCGAAGCGCCAGGTCTCACCCAATGCGAGTGAGAGCAGCGGGGCCACCGCGGCGGTCACGCCGAGTTGGTAGAACAGCGATTTTTCGGCCGCCACCGCGGCCACCCGGGTGGTGCGGATGGCCAGCGTGGTCAGGCCCCAGAGCATGCCGGCGGCCAGGCCCATGGCGTCGCCGATCCATTGGCCGGGGACCGGCGCCGGGCCGCCCCAAGCCGGGCCAGCCCCCCCGGGGGGCAGCGACCCGCGCAGCGGTGGAGCGTGGAGGTCCATCGGTATCGAGCCATGGAGGAAGGCTTCGCTGAAAGCCACCGCCACGGCGGCAAAGGCCAGCGTCAGGCCGATCCACTGGATGCGCCGCAACCGTTCGCTTTTCACGAAGCGCGGCAGCAGCAGCGCGACCCAGAACGGGCTGGTGTAGAGGAACACGGTGAGGCGCGAAGCGCTGGTGTGGGTGAGCCCGATGTAGATGAAACAGAACTCGCCCGCGAACAGCAGGCCCACGATCAGCCCGCCCCACAAGGAGCCGTCGCGCCTGAACAGCGGCACGCCGCGCAGTTGGCACCACAGCCAGAGCAGGGCGGTGGCGCCCCACATGCGCACCGAGGCCTGCCACAGCGGCGGGATCTCGCGCGAGGCGAACTTGATCAGGATCTGCTGGAAACCCCAGAAGGCGCAGCAGGCCACGAGCAGGGTGATGGCGAGGGTGTCGAGGTGGTCTTTGCGCTGGACGGGGGTCATGGATCGGGATGGTTGGGGCGCGCGCCGTGCTGGCGCCATCGCACGGGCAGGGGGCGTTCAGCGCCCTTCGGCCAGGCGCTGCAGATGTCTTTTGAGGGCCTCGGCTTCGCCGGGCGACCAGCGCGAGAGCAGGGTGGTTTCCTGTTGGCGCGCCTGTTCGATCAGCGCGGCGGCGATGCGGCGGCCGTTGGCGGTGGTGGCCACCAGGGTGCGGCGCTGGTCGGCCGGATCGGCCAGCAGCTCGACCAGCCCGTCTTCGGCCATGCGCTGGACCAGCTTGGTGACGGTGGGTTGTTTGGCGAGCACGTCGTGCGCGAGCTGGCCCAGGGGCAGGCTGCCCTGCAGGCCGGCGGCGCCGGGCGCGAGCGCCGCATCGTGCAGCACGGCCAGCACGCGCCAGGCGATGTGGGTCAGGCCCTGCGCGGCAATCGCGTTCTCGAAGTCGCGGTACACGGCGTGGCTGGCCTGGCCGAGCAGGTAGCCCAGGTAGCTGCCGACGAAGCGGCCGTCGGTGGGCTGCGGCGCGCTGGGGTCGGCCTGCAGCGGGTGCTCGGTGTAGAAGCGCCCGCCGTGGTAGAGCAGGGGTGAGGCGGAGGCGCGGCGCGTGCAGCGCTCGACCTCGCCGACGAAGATCACGTGATCGCCCTCGGTGTACTGGCTGCGGTTGAAGCACTCGAAGGTGGCGACGCAGCCCGTGAGCAACGGCGCGCCGCTGACGCCTTCGACGAAATCCACGCCCTGCCAGCGGTCCACGTCGCGCGCGGCGAAGCGCTCGGCCAGCGCCTGCTGGTCGGCCGCGAGCACGTTGATGGCGTAGTGCTGGCCGTTGGCAAACACCGCCATCGAGCCGGCCGCGCGCCCCAGGCTCCAGAGCACCAGCGGCGGGTCCAGCGAGACCGAGTTGAACGAGCTGGCGGTCAGCCCCGCGAGTTCACCGGACGCGGTGCGCGCGGTCACGATGGTCACGCCCGTGGCGAACATGCCCAGCGCCGTGCGGAAGTCGCGCGGGGAAAAGTCGGGAGGCCGTGCCTGGTGGCCGGCGGAGCGGGCAGGGGACATACGTGGAATTTATATGAAAATTCATGAATAATGCGCTTCGGACCTGTCTCAACCTTAAGAGCTCAGGGTTGATCAAACCATTTTTCAGCGCACGTGCCTTCGTCAAGGATGCCGTGGAACCGGCTCCGCCGGGCCACAGGCATCGCCCCCCGAGGGGGTGACGCCGAAGGCGGCGCGGGGGAGACCATATGCTTCAGGAGCGGACCGAACCCGCCTGGATCGACGCTTTCGAAACCGTGTTGCGGCGCTGCGCACTGCAAACCGGTGACACGGTGGCCATTCTCGGCGAAACACAAAGCCGCCCGGTGCTGCTGGAATTGGCGCGGCTGGCGGCGGCCCGCATCGGTGCCGATGCCTTCACGCTCACCCTGCCGTCGGTGTTCACCCGCGGCGAGCCGGTGGCGCGCTCCACCGGCGCCACACCCGCCATCCAGCAACTGGGCCCGGTGATCGCGGCGCTGCAGGCCTGCACCCTGGTGGTGGACTGCACCGTCGAAGGCCTGATGCACGCGCCCGAGCTGCCCGCCATCCTGCGGGGCAACGGCAGCACCCAGCCGCGCATCGTCTACGTGAGCAACGAACACCCCGAGGCGCTGGCGCGCCTGCTGCCCGACGACCCGACCGAAGCGCGGGTGAAGGAACACGTCAAACGCCTGCGGGGCGCGAAGGCCATGCGCGTGACCTCATCCGCGGGCACCGATCTCGCCATCTCGCTGCAAGGCGCGGTGGCCGGCGGCAACTGGGGCAGCACCACCCGCCCGGGCACGCTGACCCACTGGCCCGGTGGCCTGGTGCTTGCGTTCCCGGCGGCGGGCAGCGTGAACGGCACGCTGGTGCTCGCCGAGGGCGACGTGAACCTGACCTTCAAGCGCTACATCGAGCGGCCGATCACGCTGACCATTGAAAACGACCACGTGACGCGCATCGAGGGTACGGGGGTCGATGCCGAGCTGCTGCGGTCGTACTTCGCCGCATGGGGCGAGGCGGATGGTTTTGCCGCCGGGCCGCCCCAAGGCGAAACGCGCCCCCTCGGGGGGCAGCGACCCGCGCAGCGGCGGAGCGTGGGGGCCCCCGGTCCTGCGTATGCGGTGAGCCACGTCGGCTACGGCCTGAACGACGCCGCTCGCTGGGACAGCATGGCGCTTTACGACAAACGCGACTTCAACGGCACCGAACTGCGCGCTTTCGCCGGCAACTTCCTCTACAGCACGGGGGCCAACGAAACCGCCGGGCGCTACACGCGAGGCCATTTCGACTGGCCGATGCGGAACTGCAGCGTGGCGCTGGACGGCACCGTGGTGGTCGACGCCGGAAAGGTCGTGGCGTGAACAGCATTCCCCGATTCACCACCCTGGGCGACGGCGCCACCACCGTGCTCATGCTGCACGGCATCGGCGGCGGGCACCTGGCGTTTGCGCCGCAGGTCGAGACCCTGGGCGAGGTCGGCTATCGCGCCGTGGCCTGGGACATGCCGGGCTACGGCCACAGCGCGCCCATCGAGCCCTACACCTTCAAGGGCCTCGCTGAGGCGTGCATCAGGCTGATCGATGCGCTGGTGGGGGAGAAAGACGAATCGGCGCCGGGGCGTGCGGGCTCTGTCGTGCTCGTCGGCCACAGCATGGGCGGCATGGTGGCGCAGGAGGTGATCGCGCGGCGACCCGATCGCATCAGCAAGCTGGTGCTCTGCGGCACCTCGGCGGCCTTTGGCAAACGGAACGACGGCCGCGACGCCGAGGCCTGGGCGCGGCAGTTCATCGGCCAGCGCACCGCGCCGCTGGACGCCGGCCAGTCCATGGCCGACATGGCTTTGAGGCTGGTGCCGCAGATGGTCGGCCCGGGTTCGCTGCCCGAAGGCGTGCGCCTGGCCGAGCAGTGCATGGCCCGCGTGCCGGCCGCCACCTACCGGCGCGCGCTGGAGTGTCTCGTCACCTTCGACCGGCAGGCCGCGCTGGCCCACATCGGCGTGCCCACGCTGCTGATCGGCGGCGAGTTCGACCGCGTGGCCGCACCGTCGGTGATGAAGCGGATGGCACAGCAGATTCCGAACGCGCGCTACGTGGAGATGGCCGGCATCGGCCACCTGATGAACCTCGAAGCCCCCGACGAGTTCGACCGCATCCTGCTGGACTTCCTGCGCGAGCGGCCGCCGAAGTCGCGGCCCGATCTGCACTGAACACGACCCACCCGAAGAGGAGACAAGACCCATGAACAATCCCGTCAACCCCCACACCGGCCTGGACTTCACCCCCGCCGTGGGCGACATGGCCTTCACGCCGCTGCAGCGCGAGCTGCTGGCCAAGGCCCACGCGCTGGGCCGCGACAAGTTCGCCGCGCGCGCCCCGCAGTGGGACACCGAAGCCAGCTTCCCGTTCGCCAACTACGACGACCTGCGCGAGGCGGGTTTCCTCAAGCTCTGCGTGCCCACGTCGCACGGCGGCCTGGGCGCGGACTACACCACCTACATGATGGTGGCGGCCGAGATCGGCCGCTTCTGCGGCGCCACCGCGCTCACCTGGAACATGCACATCTGCTCGACCATGTGGACCGGCGTGCTGGCCGACGGCATTCCCATGACCGACGATCAACGCCGCGAACACGCGGCCCGGCGCGAGCTGCACTTCGGCCGCATCGTCAACCAGGGCGCGCTCTACGCCCAGCCCTTCAGCGAAGGCACGGCCGCCGCAGCCGGCCGCGCGCCCTTCGGCACCACGGCGAAGAAGGTCGAGGGCGGCTGGCTCATCAACGGCAAAAAGATCTGGGCCAGCCTCTCCGGCGCGGCCGACTACTACGGCGTGCTCTGCACCGAAGACAAGGGCGACCACCACCCCGACGCGCGCGACACGCTCTACATCAGCGTGCCGGCCACGTCCGAGGGCTTCAGCATCAGCGGCGACTGGGACCCGCTCGGCATGCGCGGCACGGTCAGCCGCAACCTGGCGTTCAAGGACGTGTTCGTGAGCGACGCCGAACAGCTCATGCCGCGCGGCATCTACTTCAAGGGCGCGCAGACCTGGCCCGCCATGTTCTTCACGCTCTCGCCCACCTACCTGGGCGTGGCCAACGCGGCCTACGACTTCACGGTGATGTACCTGCGCGGCGAGGTGCCGGGCGAGCCGCCGGTCAAGCGCCGCCAGTTCCCCACCAAGCAGATCGCGGTGGCGCAGATGCGCATCCAGCTGGAGAACATGAAGAGCATCTTCGCCCGCGCCATTGCCGAAGCCAAACCCAACCCCAGCAAGGACGAGAAGATGCGCCTGTACGCCGCGCACTACAGCGTGATGGAAGGCGCCAACGACATCGCGCGCCTCGCCATCCGCACCTGCGGCGGCCAGAGCATGCTCAAGCACCTGCCCCTGGAGCGCCTGTACCGCGACAGCCGCTGCGGCGCGCTCATGCTGCCCTGGACGGCCGAACTCATCCTCGACCGCATGGGCCGCGAGACGCTGTACGAAGCCGGCGAAAAGGACGAGTGACAAGAACCCGTGAAAAGGGCGGGTGCGCCCGGGGCCATTGCCCCGCGCCCCCCGGCCGCGCGGGGCGCTCCCTAGAATGCCCGGATGCGATTTCCCCTCCCGCCCCGACCCCTGCGTGGCCTGGCCCTGAGCCTGTTGTGGCTGCCGGCCGTTGCCATGGCCGCGGCCGGTGCCCGCGGCGGCCCCGGGCAGCCACCGGCTGCGAGCACCGGCGGCCACGACCCCTGCACCGAGTTCGTGGCCCGGCTGCCCAACGTCAAGGCGCCGCTGTGCGCGGCCGCCCAGCTCAGGCCCACGGTGGGGCGGTCCTTCCAGGGACGCACCCTGTACGCGCGCGATGTGGTCGCGCCCGAGGCCCGCATCCGCGTGCTGGTGATCGGGGCCATGCACGGCGACGAACTCTCGTCCGCCTCGGTGGCGCTGCACTGGATCCAGCGCGCGCTGGAGACGCCGTCCAACGCCCACTGGCGCTTCATCCCGGCGCTCAACCCCGACGGCCTGATGGTGCGGCCCGCGACCCGCATGAACGCGCGCGGCGTCGACCTGAACCGCAACTTTCCCACGCCGAATTGGGCGCGCGACGCCAAGGTCTATTGGGAAAAACGCACCCGCAAAGACCCGCGCCGCTGGCCCGGGCCCAGCCCCTTGTCGGAGCCCGAGTCGCGCTACCTGCACGACGAGATGGAGCGCTTCCAGCCGGACCTGATCGTCAGCATCCACGCGCCCTACGGCGTGCTCGATTTCGACGGCCCGGGCGTGCCCCCGCCCCAGCTCGGGCGGCTCTACCTGGACCAGGTCGGCATCTTCCCCGGCAGCCTGGGCAACTACGGCGGCGTGCACAAAGGCATGCCGGTCGTCACCATCGAACTGCCCAGCGCGTTGCGCACCCCGCTGGACGCGGAAGTCCGCCAGATGTGGCTGGACCTGCTGCGTTGGATGAGCGAGCGCATCGTGCCCGGAGAGTCGGCCGGCCAGGCGGTGCCGGTGAAGGCGAAGAAGACCGGCTGAGGGGCCGGGCGCTTTCGCACGCAAAAAAGCCCGCGACGCGGGCTTTTCCTTGGGTGAGGGGCAGCCACCGGGCGGAACCGGTTTCCCTCAGGCCTGGCTGGTCAGGGCGGCGGGGGCGCTGGTGGCCTGGACCGGGGCGCTGCGCGGCGCCATGCCATAGAAGCCGAAGTTCATCGCCGGCACTTCGCCGCTGATGAGTTCGGCCAGGGCCTTGCCCGAGCCAGCGCCGTGCGTCCAGCCCAGGGTGCCGTGGCCGGCGTTGACCCAGAGCTTGCCCACCTTGGTGCGGCCGATCAGCGGGATGTTGGTCGGGGTGGCCGGGCGCAGGCCGCACCAGAACTGCGGGTCGCCGCCTTCTTCGGGCGTGCGGGTGTCGGCCACGCCGGGGAACACCTGCTCGATGCGTTTGACCAGCATCTGCGCGCGGGTGCGCGCCAGCGGCGTGTCCAGCGAGAGGTCGAAGCCGCCGAGCTCGATGGTGCCGGCCACGCGCAGCTGGTTGCCCAGGCGCGAGATGGCGATCTTGAGCTGGTCGTCCAGCAGGCTGACCTGCGACGCCGCTTCCGGCTTGAGCAGTTTGAGCGTGGCGCTGTAGCCCTTGCCGGGGTAGATCGGCACGCGCACACCCACCTGTTGCAGCAGCGCGGTGGAGTAGGAGCCGGCGGCGACCACGAAGGCGTCGGCCTTGAGCTCCCGCGTCTGGCCGGTGGCGCGGTCGCGCACGCTCACCGCGTCCACCTCGTTGCCCCGTGACTGGATGCGCAGGATGTCGTGGCCCATCAGGGACTGCATGCCCTTGTCGCGGCACAGCTGGGCGAGCTTCTGGGTGAAGAGCAGGCAGTCGCCGGACTCGTCGCTCTCGGTGTAGGTGCCGCCGACGATGCGGTCGGCAAAACCGCGCAGCGCGGGTTCGATCTTCAGCAGCTCGTCCTTGCTGACCACCTTGCGGTTCACGCCGTGGCGGCGCATCAGCTCGGCGGCGCTGCCCGCCTCGTCAAACGACTTCTGGCTGGTGTAGTAGTGGGCGATGCCCTTGGTCAGGCGGTTGTACTGCAGGCCGGTGGTGGCCACCACGTCTTTCAGCGCCGCGTGGCTGTAGCTGCCCAGCGCCACCAGCTGCGCCACGTTGCGTTCGAAGGCGGCGTCGTTGCACTGGCCCAGGAATTGCATGCCCCAGAGCCACTGCGCCGGGTCCAGCTGCGGGCGAAATTTGAGCGGGCCTTCGGGGTCGAACAGCCACTTCAGCGCCTTCAGGGGCGCTTCGCGGTTGGCCCAGGGCTCGCAATAGCTCACCGAAATCTGTGCCGCGTTGCCAAAGCTGGTTTCCAGCGCGGCATCGGCCTGGCGATCCACCAGTGTGACCGCGTGGCCCCGCTGCAGCAGATGCCACGCGGTGCTCACACCAATGATGCCTGCACCCAAGACGACGACTTGCATGATCCGCTCCAGAAAAATAATGGGACAACTGGACGCGAGTATGGGAAAAACCCCGACGCAAGTGAAGCGAAATTAACCTAAAATTTTTGTCATCAGATCTGCTAATGAAGACCGATCGCCTCCACACCCCTTTCACCGCATGAGCACTTTTGATCCCGACGCCCTGGAATGCCTGGCCGCCATCATTGAAGAAGGGGGGTTCGAGCGCGCCGCGCAGCGCTTGTCCATCACCCAGTCGGCGGTCTCGCAGCGGCTGCGCGCGCTCGAAGCGCAGGTGGGCACGGTGCTGATCGTGCGCAGCCGGCCCCTGAAGCCCACCTCGGCCGGGCAGCTCATGCTCAAGCACGCCAAGATGATGCGGCTGCTGCGCGCCGACCTGGAAAAAGACCTCAAGGAGCTCGCACCGAGCTCCACCGGCAACGGGCGCGAGGAAGAGCGCATCTCGGTCGCCATCAACGCCGACAGCATCGCCACCTGGGCGCTGCCCGCGCTGGACGCCCTGGCCCAGGGTGGCCTGCCGATCGAGATCATCACCGACGACCAGGAGTTCACCCACGAGTGGTTGCGCGAAGGCCAGGTGCTGGGCTGCGTCACCTCGCTGGGCCAGGCGCTGCGCGGCTGCAAGATGGAGCCGCTGGGCGCGATGGACTATGTGGTGGTGGCGCGGGCCGACTACGCCGCGAGCCACTGCCCCAAGGGGCTGAACGCCCACAACTTCCACAAGGTGCCGTTCGTCGCCTTCAACCGCAAGGACCACCTGCAGCACGAGTTCGTGACCCAGTCCTTCGGACTGCCGCGCGTCATGCTCAAGCAGCTCTTCGTGCCGTCCAGCGAAGGCCAGGTGCGCGCGGTGCAGGCGGGCTGGGGCGTGAGCGTGTTGCCCGAGCTGCGGGTGCGCGAGCTCATCGCCAGCGGTGAGCTGGTCAACCTGGCCCCGCGCCACCGGCTGGGGGTGGGGCTGTACTGGCACTGCTGGAACCTGAGTTCGGACGTGCTGGACGCCCTGAGCAGCGCCCTGCGGCAGGCGGCGGCCCACAGCCTGCGGGTCGGCAAGGCCTGATTCATCGGGTATCGAAATAGACCCGGTCGGCTGCAAAGGTACTTCCTGGTCGGATAATCGACCTCACCGTCGAGTCGGGGGCTCTGAATCCCCGCTCCATCCAGAGGACCCCCATGGCCAGCGCCGCCCCCACACCCCGCCCCGGCACCCCGCCCAAACGCAGTTTCCGCGAGCAGATGCACATCGCGCGCGAAGACGCCATCGTTGCGGCCGTGAACCGGCTGCTGGCCGAAAAGGGGTTCGACGCCATGACGGTGGACGAGGTGGCGGTCGAGGTCGGCATCGCCAAGGCCAGCCTCTACAAGCATTTCCCGAGCAAGGAAGACCTGGCCGCCGCGGCCATGGCGCGCGTGATGGAGCGGGCCCGTGCGTTTCTGGAAGGGCTCGATGCCTCGCGTGCGCCGCTGGCGCTGCTGCGCGACGCGGCGCGCTGGACCATGGAGGTGCAGCTCGCCGGCGAAATGCCGTCCCTGCCGAGCGAAAACTCCAGCCTGCGCGCGACCCTGACCACCCACAAGGGCTACGTGGACGGGCTGATGGAGGTGAGCGAACGGCTGGGCGCCTGGATCAGCGCGGCCCAGGCCGATGGCAGCCTCAACCCGGCGCTGCCACCGATCGCGGTGCTCTACACCCTGTACGCCCGCGCCTGCGACCCGGTGCTCGGCTTCCTCAAAGGGTCCGGGCTGTACAGCCACGAGCAGATCATCGAGATGGTGCTGAGCACCTGTTTCGACGGACTGCGGAAGAGGTGACCCCGATTCGACTCCCCCCGCGCCGCCTGCGGCGTCACCCCCCAGGGGGCGATGCGAGTGGCCCGGCAAAGCCGGTTCCACCGCATCCTGGGTCAGGGCACGCGCTCCGGAGAGACCCTGTGTGCGCCGAGGGGGAGCTCATCCCAGGGCACCGCGGAACCGGCTTTGCCGGGCCGCCAGTGCCGCCCCCTGGGGGGTGACGCCGCAGGCGGCGCGGGGGGAGCTCTACCTCACCAGCAGAACCGGCACCAAGCAATGGGCCAGCACCTGGGTGGTGACCGATCCCATGACGAGGTTGCCCAGGGCGCTGTGGCCGTGTGACCCCATCACCACCATGTCGAACTTGCCGGCGGTGGCGGTCTTGGCGATCAGCTCGCCCGCCGAGCCCACCTTGTGCACCACCTTGGGTTCGATGCCGTGCCGCTGCAGGAACTTGACCACCGGGGCCGTGACCTTGGTGGCTTCGTCGGCGTAGTAGCTGTTGGCGATTTCGGCCCCCACGGCGGCGCGCGCGCGCGGTGGCAGCGCCGCTTGCACGGTCAGGATGGTGAACTCGTTTTTGGCGCTGAACACCTCGTCGTGCGTGGTCAGGTAGGCCAGCATTTTTTTGGTGTAGAGGCTGCCATCCACCGCGAGCAGGACTTTCATCGGGGTCTCCTTGTCAGTTGAACTGGGTCGAGTGTAGGGTCATGGGGCCGGGCCGGCGTAGGTACTTTCCGACGGAGCCGACTCGGACGACGCGGCCCCAGGCACCCGGATCAGGCCCGTGGGCTGGAAACCGTCCTGCTCGTTCTTGTGCGCATAGCCCAGCGGGTTGGCCACAATGCGGCAGCGGCCCACCTGTTGGTCCATCGCGTGGTGCAGGTGGCCGTGCAGCCAGACGTCGGCCAGCGGCAGGAGCTCGTCGAGCGCGTTGCAGAAACCCGCCGTGCCCGGGCTCAGGCCGTAGCGCGGGTCCACGCTGTGCAGCGTGGGCGCAAAGTGCGTCACCGCCACGGTGGGGCCGTCAAACGGCTGGGCCAGGGCCTCGCGCAGCCAGCGCTGGCATTCCAGCCCGAGTTCGCGCATGGCCTGGGCGTCAAACAGCCGGCCATGGCGCTGGCCGGCCATCTTGCTGAGGTAGAAGTTGGCGGCGCGGAACGCCTTGTCGCGCTGTTCCAGATCCCCGTTGCCGGGGGGTGTCACCGTCTTGCCCAGCGCGTCGTAGTCGCTCCAGAGTGTGGTGCCGACAAAACGGATGCCGTCCAGCACCAGGGTCTCGCGCTCCAGCCAGACCATGCCCAGCCGCTCGCAGCTGCGGCGCAGTTCGCGGTGCGCGTCGTCCACGTCGAGCGCGTCGTATTCGTGGTTACCGGGCAGGAACAGCACCGGCACCGGCCAGCCCGCGTACTGGGGCAGCGGGGAAAAGCGCTGCAGCCCCCAGTCGGGTTCGGCCATCACGCTGCCGTCGCGCCGGGTCTGGTACGAACCGACGTCGCCCGCGAGCACCAGCAGGTCGGCGCCGGGCGCCGGGGTGGCGATGAAGTCCGGGTTGGCTTCGAGGTGCAGGTCGCTCAGCAGCTGGATGTTCATGGGCCCATTGTCGGATAGGTGGGCGGATGATCGGCACGGAACCCCAGGATCGACGCCCGCTCCACGGTCTGCCGCAGCCAGCGGTGGGCGCTGCTGTGCGAGGCCTGGCGGTGCCAGAGCGCGTCCACGTGCACCGCCGGCACCGGCAGTGGCAGCTCGCGCAGCGCCAGTTCGTGCTCCATGCCGGTGGCGCCCACGAAATGGCGCGGCAGCACGGTGAGCAGGTCGGTGGTGGCCACGACCCGGCCCGCGGTGAAGAACTGGTTGACCGTGAGCACCACGCGCCGCTGGCGCGACAGCCCGGCCAGGGCCTCGTCCACGAAGCCGAACGGCCGGCCTGAGAAGCTCACCAGCAGGTGGCGCGCCTGGCAGTAGTCGTCCAGGCTCAGCGGCCCCTGGGACAGGGGGTGGTCGCGGCGCATCACCACCACGTACTCGCCGTCGTACAGGCGCTGGTGCAGAAAGCGCGGGCTGTTCTCCTGCAGGTGCAGCGCCCCGAGTTCGGCCAGCACCCCGGGGAAATGGCCGATGGCGAGGTCGGCCGAGCCGGACTCCAGCAGGTCGCGTGGGTCGCGCGTGGTCAGGGGCAGTATGCGCAGGTTCACCCCCGGGGCCTCGTTTTCCAGGATGTCGACCAGCCCCGGCACGAGCTTGGCGGCGGTGGCGTCGGCCATGGCCAGCACGAAGGCGTTGTGCGCGGTGGCCGGGTCGAAGGTGCCCGGGGCGAGCACCTCGCGCAGCTGTTGCAGGGCGTCGCGCACCGTGGGCCACAGGGCCGTGGCCAGCGGTGTGGGCTCCACGCCGTAGCCCGAGCGCCGCACCAGTTCGTCGCCCAGCGTCTCGCGCAGCCGCTTGAGCGCGTTGCTCACCGCCGGCTGCGTCATGGCCAGGTTGTGGGCGGCCCGGGTGAGGTTGCGCTCGGTCATCACCTCGTCGAAGACGCGCAGCAGGTTCAGGTCCAGGGTGCGGAAGTTTCGCTCATTCATCATGAATGTGAATGTAATACATCACAAAAATAAATTGGCGTGACATGAGGGTTTACCCTAAATTCTCCCTGTCCACAAGACACTTTCCTTTTCAAGGAGTCTTCCATGAGCAGCATTGCAACCTCTTCTTCTGTTTCCCTGGGTCGGCCCTCATCCGGTGCCGGCACCAACACGGGCACCTACCAGGCCCGCCGCCATTTCGACGGTTCACGCGGTCTGGCCGCCCTCTTGCTCGCCGCCGCCGTGGCGGCGATGGTGGTGCTCGCCGACCGCCTGATCAGCACCTGGGCCGACGGCCACCTGTTGCTGGCCTGGGTGTTCCTGTGGGTGGTG
This Hydrogenophaga taeniospiralis DNA region includes the following protein-coding sequences:
- a CDS encoding metallophosphoesterase, producing MNIQLLSDLHLEANPDFIATPAPGADLLVLAGDVGSYQTRRDGSVMAEPDWGLQRFSPLPQYAGWPVPVLFLPGNHEYDALDVDDAHRELRRSCERLGMVWLERETLVLDGIRFVGTTLWSDYDALGKTVTPPGNGDLEQRDKAFRAANFYLSKMAGQRHGRLFDAQAMRELGLECQRWLREALAQPFDGPTVAVTHFAPTLHSVDPRYGLSPGTAGFCNALDELLPLADVWLHGHLHHAMDQQVGRCRIVANPLGYAHKNEQDGFQPTGLIRVPGAASSESAPSESTYAGPAP
- a CDS encoding LysR family transcriptional regulator, translated to MNERNFRTLDLNLLRVFDEVMTERNLTRAAHNLAMTQPAVSNALKRLRETLGDELVRRSGYGVEPTPLATALWPTVRDALQQLREVLAPGTFDPATAHNAFVLAMADATAAKLVPGLVDILENEAPGVNLRILPLTTRDPRDLLESGSADLAIGHFPGVLAELGALHLQENSPRFLHQRLYDGEYVVVMRRDHPLSQGPLSLDDYCQARHLLVSFSGRPFGFVDEALAGLSRQRRVVLTVNQFFTAGRVVATTDLLTVLPRHFVGATGMEHELALRELPLPVPAVHVDALWHRQASHSSAHRWLRQTVERASILGFRADHPPTYPTMGP
- a CDS encoding TetR/AcrR family transcriptional regulator; translated protein: MASAAPTPRPGTPPKRSFREQMHIAREDAIVAAVNRLLAEKGFDAMTVDEVAVEVGIAKASLYKHFPSKEDLAAAAMARVMERARAFLEGLDASRAPLALLRDAARWTMEVQLAGEMPSLPSENSSLRATLTTHKGYVDGLMEVSERLGAWISAAQADGSLNPALPPIAVLYTLYARACDPVLGFLKGSGLYSHEQIIEMVLSTCFDGLRKR
- a CDS encoding universal stress protein — its product is MKVLLAVDGSLYTKKMLAYLTTHDEVFSAKNEFTILTVQAALPPRARAAVGAEIANSYYADEATKVTAPVVKFLQRHGIEPKVVHKVGSAGELIAKTATAGKFDMVVMGSHGHSALGNLVMGSVTTQVLAHCLVPVLLVR
- a CDS encoding LysR family transcriptional regulator ArgP encodes the protein MSTFDPDALECLAAIIEEGGFERAAQRLSITQSAVSQRLRALEAQVGTVLIVRSRPLKPTSAGQLMLKHAKMMRLLRADLEKDLKELAPSSTGNGREEERISVAINADSIATWALPALDALAQGGLPIEIITDDQEFTHEWLREGQVLGCVTSLGQALRGCKMEPLGAMDYVVVARADYAASHCPKGLNAHNFHKVPFVAFNRKDHLQHEFVTQSFGLPRVMLKQLFVPSSEGQVRAVQAGWGVSVLPELRVRELIASGELVNLAPRHRLGVGLYWHCWNLSSDVLDALSSALRQAAAHSLRVGKA